From Hymenobacter sedentarius, a single genomic window includes:
- a CDS encoding recombinase family protein produces MKSYVAYYRVSTQKQGQSGLGLEAQQAAVASFVGTHGVIVKEFIEVESGKKDNRTQLVEAIAEAKRSSSVLLIAKLDRLSRNAGFIFQLRDSGVNFQCCDMPDANTLTVGIFAVIAQHERETISKRTKEALAAKKARGFQLGTPANLTPTAIQKGKAIRLQNASTNKANVQAASVIRDKVALGWTLRKVADHLNTHGYRTRTDKAFTSVQVMRLATPKTPAQ; encoded by the coding sequence ATGAAATCCTACGTCGCTTATTACCGGGTGTCCACCCAGAAGCAAGGCCAAAGCGGGTTGGGGCTGGAAGCCCAGCAAGCGGCCGTGGCCAGCTTCGTCGGTACCCACGGCGTCATTGTCAAAGAATTCATCGAGGTTGAATCCGGCAAGAAGGACAACCGAACCCAGTTGGTAGAAGCCATCGCGGAAGCCAAGCGGTCTTCCTCGGTGCTGTTGATTGCAAAGCTGGACCGCCTCTCCAGAAACGCGGGCTTCATCTTCCAGCTGCGAGACTCCGGGGTGAACTTCCAGTGCTGCGACATGCCGGATGCCAACACGCTAACCGTAGGCATTTTCGCCGTCATTGCCCAACACGAGCGGGAGACCATTAGCAAACGCACAAAAGAGGCGTTGGCCGCCAAGAAGGCCCGGGGTTTTCAACTCGGCACCCCGGCCAACCTCACCCCTACCGCCATCCAGAAAGGAAAGGCAATTCGCCTTCAGAACGCCAGCACCAATAAGGCGAACGTGCAAGCTGCTTCCGTTATTCGGGACAAGGTGGCACTGGGATGGACCCTGCGAAAGGTGGCGGACCATTTGAATACCCATGGGTACCGAACGCGCACCGACAAGGCATTTACATCCGTTCAAGTCATGCGATTAGCAACGCCCAAGACACCGGCCCAGTAA
- a CDS encoding DUF3885 domain-containing protein, translating into MVAADFHAYWCSTYPEAMPLGYRLRITYPDRWLRIHSLPEAQRYPGDDADWAELLGRQFALFADLVSQPADLILVTGEYEMAAVAAPPPWAFTAEGCLRGMAFTALPPVALSTLPPNPHVPDEYEPGDLYRPVCTLVRWTAAVGEGILREIAEGAIQAFFVSIEHACLIAPYDGGVDIIFSDEATRNQFRDRYSRWVSPRADGL; encoded by the coding sequence ATGGTTGCTGCCGACTTCCACGCCTATTGGTGCTCCACTTACCCTGAGGCGATGCCCTTGGGGTACCGGCTGCGCATAACCTACCCAGACCGGTGGCTGCGGATTCACAGCCTGCCCGAAGCCCAACGCTACCCGGGCGACGATGCAGACTGGGCCGAACTGTTGGGCCGCCAATTTGCCCTATTCGCTGACCTGGTGAGCCAACCCGCGGACTTGATACTGGTCACGGGAGAATATGAAATGGCAGCGGTAGCGGCACCTCCTCCCTGGGCGTTTACCGCCGAAGGCTGCCTGCGCGGGATGGCGTTTACCGCGCTCCCTCCCGTGGCCTTGAGCACCCTGCCACCGAACCCGCACGTGCCGGACGAGTATGAGCCAGGCGACCTGTATCGGCCCGTCTGCACGCTGGTTCGGTGGACGGCCGCCGTGGGCGAAGGGATTCTGCGCGAAATTGCAGAGGGGGCGATTCAGGCCTTTTTCGTCTCCATTGAACACGCGTGCCTCATTGCACCTTACGACGGTGGCGTGGACATTATCTTCTCCGATGAGGCGACTCGCAATCAGTTTCGAGACCGGTACTCCCGGTGGGTGTCGCCCAGAGCCGATGGCTTGTGA
- a CDS encoding cytochrome b/b6 domain-containing protein yields the protein MKQLVEKHPLAIRWFHWVNFPVLSLMIWSGLWIYWANDVYRLGWGNTTLFKFFPQSFYQAFHMDHKLAQGMAWHFVLMWVFFLNGLLYVLYTLVSGEWRYLLPTRHSFREAIQVTLYDLGLRKEHPPVRKFNGAQQIAYTSVILMGLGSLLTGLAIYKPTQFGWLTQLLGGYEFARILHFALTMGYVLFFIVHITQVVRAGWNNFRAMVAGFEIVEVDPATHELKAGPTALPPADSSLLPN from the coding sequence ATGAAGCAACTTGTTGAAAAGCACCCGCTGGCTATTCGCTGGTTTCACTGGGTCAATTTTCCGGTCCTCAGCCTCATGATTTGGAGCGGCCTGTGGATTTATTGGGCCAACGACGTGTACCGCTTGGGCTGGGGCAATACCACCTTGTTCAAGTTCTTCCCGCAGTCGTTTTACCAGGCCTTTCACATGGACCACAAGCTGGCCCAGGGCATGGCCTGGCACTTCGTGCTGATGTGGGTTTTCTTCCTCAATGGCTTGCTGTACGTGCTCTACACCTTGGTTTCGGGCGAGTGGCGCTACCTGCTGCCCACCCGCCACTCGTTCAGGGAAGCCATCCAGGTCACACTCTATGACCTGGGCCTGCGCAAGGAGCACCCGCCGGTGCGCAAGTTCAACGGCGCCCAGCAGATAGCCTATACTTCGGTGATTCTCATGGGCCTGGGGTCCTTGCTCACGGGGCTGGCCATCTACAAGCCCACGCAGTTTGGCTGGCTTACGCAGCTGCTCGGCGGCTACGAGTTTGCCCGCATCCTGCATTTTGCCCTCACCATGGGCTACGTGCTGTTTTTCATCGTGCACATTACCCAGGTGGTGCGGGCGGGCTGGAATAATTTCCGGGCCATGGTGGCCGGGTTCGAAATTGTGGAAGTGGACCCCGCCACCCACGAGCTGAAGGCTGGCCCCACGGCGCTGCCGCCCGCCGATTCGTCCCTTTTGCCCAACTAA
- a CDS encoding molybdopterin-dependent oxidoreductase, which yields MTDETSAPTPAAGPREPLPTETEVLAEARRRSRRAFIGLGLAGLAGLGGWNWLSSQPNESGIPRPLRKVLDANGRLSSAYFKETRLAPEFARSRARTPRVNGKVGLDQALDPAAWRLQVQGYGSGKVQEFTLADVQALPKIQMTTELKCIEGWSVVVHWAGARLSDFLARYPLATRSGQPADPLNPPADLAPYVGMRTPDGAYYVGLDMHSALHPQTLLCYEMNGQPLTPAHGAPLRLVTPLKYGIKHLKRIGTIAFADTRPKDYWAELGYDWDAGH from the coding sequence ATGACAGACGAAACTTCTGCGCCCACGCCGGCCGCAGGCCCGCGCGAGCCGCTCCCCACCGAAACGGAGGTGCTAGCCGAGGCGCGTCGTCGTTCGCGGCGCGCGTTTATTGGGCTGGGCCTCGCTGGGTTGGCTGGCCTTGGCGGGTGGAACTGGCTGTCTTCCCAGCCCAACGAGTCCGGCATTCCGCGCCCCCTGCGCAAGGTGCTCGACGCCAACGGCCGCCTGAGTAGCGCCTATTTCAAAGAAACGCGGCTGGCCCCCGAGTTTGCCCGCAGCCGGGCCCGCACGCCCCGGGTAAACGGCAAAGTCGGCCTTGACCAAGCGCTGGACCCTGCCGCGTGGCGCCTGCAGGTGCAAGGCTATGGCTCCGGTAAAGTCCAGGAATTCACCCTGGCCGACGTCCAGGCCCTGCCCAAGATTCAGATGACCACCGAGCTCAAGTGCATTGAGGGCTGGAGCGTGGTGGTGCATTGGGCCGGCGCCCGCCTCTCCGATTTCCTGGCCCGCTACCCGCTCGCCACCCGCAGCGGCCAGCCTGCCGACCCGCTCAACCCGCCCGCCGACCTGGCTCCCTACGTGGGCATGCGCACCCCCGACGGCGCCTACTACGTGGGCCTCGACATGCATAGCGCCCTGCACCCCCAAACGCTGCTGTGCTACGAGATGAACGGCCAGCCGCTCACTCCAGCGCACGGCGCGCCGCTCCGCCTTGTCACCCCGCTCAAGTACGGCATAAAGCACCTCAAGCGCATCGGTACCATCGCTTTCGCCGACACGCGCCCCAAGGATTATTGGGCTGAGCTCGGCTACGATTGGGATGCCGGACACTAA
- a CDS encoding DUF2256 domain-containing protein: MLPAKLRKGQLPTKLCATCGRPFEYRKKWRANWADVKYCGEKCQRNRPAGASPAPTE; this comes from the coding sequence ATGCTTCCCGCTAAACTCCGTAAAGGCCAGCTACCCACCAAACTCTGCGCTACCTGCGGCCGGCCCTTCGAATACCGTAAAAAGTGGCGCGCCAATTGGGCCGACGTAAAATACTGTGGGGAGAAATGCCAGCGCAACCGACCCGCAGGGGCCAGCCCCGCTCCCACCGAATGA
- a CDS encoding class I SAM-dependent methyltransferase: protein MTTTTAPDILGKALLAYHHGDADAALTVHCNVADNEPLPAAYFFRTLLQMPELERLALNESRGRVLDLGAGAGCHTLELQSRGFDVKAVDVSAGAVQVMAERGVQTVARHDLFAPLPTNELPFDTILLLMNGLGLTGTLEGLDKFLAHARTLLAPNGQILATSSDVRYLYEDEDGSLLLNLNGPYYGEVEYSLSYKGEMGVSFPWLFVDPALLNDAAETAGYSAEFLGEDDDEQYLVRLTPLN, encoded by the coding sequence ATGACGACGACCACCGCCCCCGATATCCTGGGCAAGGCCCTGCTGGCCTACCATCACGGCGATGCCGATGCCGCGCTCACCGTGCATTGCAACGTGGCCGACAACGAGCCCCTGCCGGCCGCGTATTTCTTCCGCACCCTGCTGCAAATGCCCGAGCTGGAGCGCCTGGCCCTCAACGAAAGCCGGGGCCGCGTGCTCGACCTGGGCGCCGGCGCCGGCTGCCACACCCTGGAGCTGCAAAGCCGCGGCTTCGACGTGAAGGCCGTGGACGTATCGGCGGGCGCCGTGCAGGTGATGGCCGAACGCGGCGTACAGACCGTGGCCCGCCACGATTTATTTGCCCCGCTACCCACCAACGAGCTGCCCTTCGACACCATTCTGCTCTTAATGAACGGCCTGGGCCTGACGGGGACGCTAGAGGGCCTCGACAAATTTCTGGCCCATGCCCGCACGCTGCTGGCGCCCAACGGCCAGATTCTGGCTACGTCGTCGGACGTGCGCTACCTCTACGAAGACGAGGACGGCTCGCTGCTCCTCAACCTCAACGGCCCGTACTACGGCGAAGTAGAATATTCCCTGAGCTATAAAGGCGAAATGGGGGTTTCGTTCCCCTGGCTGTTCGTCGACCCGGCGCTGCTCAACGATGCCGCCGAAACCGCGGGCTACTCTGCCGAATTCCTGGGCGAGGACGACGATGAACAGTACCTCGTCCGGCTCACCCCTTTAAATTAA
- a CDS encoding thioesterase family protein has product MTDTIIYRTRWADMDPNGHMRHSAYADYAADQRVVLLANWGYGVAEFARLRLGPILFREETKFLKEVSIGEEIRVDGQLASAAPDGSRWTIVHTIYKADGRVAATVTVDGAWLDLDRRKLTVPPAELAAAFGTMPLYEAQPR; this is encoded by the coding sequence ATGACCGATACCATCATCTACCGGACCCGCTGGGCCGACATGGACCCCAACGGCCACATGCGCCACTCCGCGTACGCCGACTACGCCGCTGACCAGCGCGTAGTGCTGCTGGCCAACTGGGGCTACGGCGTGGCCGAGTTTGCGCGCCTGCGCCTGGGTCCCATCCTCTTCCGGGAAGAAACCAAGTTTTTGAAAGAAGTAAGCATCGGCGAAGAAATCCGCGTCGACGGCCAGCTGGCCTCGGCAGCGCCCGACGGCTCGCGCTGGACCATCGTGCACACCATCTACAAGGCCGATGGCCGGGTGGCCGCCACCGTAACCGTGGACGGCGCCTGGCTCGACCTCGACCGCCGCAAGCTGACCGTACCGCCCGCCGAGCTGGCCGCCGCATTCGGTACCATGCCGCTCTACGAAGCCCAACCCCGCTGA
- a CDS encoding DinB family protein, which yields MNHRFHLKFEQLERATEHLLASAEALGPDAAKAPAPGKWSATQVVHHLLFIESNIVKYVEKKVHAAEQLPKVGLFTRLRAQLVRLLLRLPGVKFKAPRGVATLTDSGEVPSLPELRHSWEALRRQLERLLNEFPSRLHNRAIFPHPRSGRITIGQVMEFLLDHLLHHQQQLDRITKALKAGPSTLVKS from the coding sequence ATGAACCACCGCTTCCACCTCAAGTTTGAACAACTGGAACGGGCCACCGAACACCTGCTGGCCTCGGCCGAAGCGCTGGGGCCGGACGCAGCCAAAGCCCCCGCTCCCGGCAAATGGTCAGCCACGCAAGTGGTGCACCACCTGCTGTTCATCGAAAGCAACATCGTCAAATACGTCGAGAAGAAAGTGCACGCCGCGGAGCAGCTGCCCAAAGTTGGGCTGTTTACGCGGCTGCGGGCGCAGCTGGTGCGCTTGCTGCTGCGCCTGCCCGGCGTCAAATTCAAGGCCCCGCGCGGGGTAGCCACCCTCACCGATAGTGGCGAGGTGCCCTCGTTGCCCGAGCTGCGCCACAGCTGGGAAGCCCTGCGGCGGCAGCTCGAGCGCCTGCTTAACGAGTTCCCGAGCCGGCTGCACAACCGCGCCATTTTCCCGCACCCGCGCTCCGGCCGCATCACCATCGGCCAGGTCATGGAGTTCCTGCTCGACCACCTGCTGCATCACCAGCAGCAGCTCGACCGCATCACCAAGGCGCTGAAGGCGGGGCCTTCTACGCTGGTGAAAAGCTAA
- a CDS encoding pyruvate dehydrogenase complex E1 component subunit beta, whose amino-acid sequence MRQIQFREALREALSEEMRRDPRVFLMGEEVAEYNGAYKVSQGMLDEFGPERVIDTPIAELGFAGIGVGAAANGLIPIIEFMTFNFSLVAIDQVINSAAKLYSMSGGQYSCPIVFRGPTGNAGMLSSQHSQNFENWYANTPGLKVVVPSNPYDAKGLLKAAIRDPDPVIFMESELMYGDKGEVPEEEYILEIGKANVVRQGKHVTLVSFGKMMKIAYAAADELAKEGIEAEVIDLRSVRPIDYDTLVESVKKTNRMVVIEEAWPLASLSGELAYIVQRRAFDYLDAPVIRITCADVPLPYAPTLIEASLPNVARVVKAVKEVTYAKA is encoded by the coding sequence ATGCGTCAAATTCAATTTCGTGAGGCCTTGCGCGAGGCCCTGTCCGAGGAAATGCGCCGCGACCCGCGGGTATTCCTGATGGGCGAAGAGGTAGCCGAGTACAACGGCGCCTACAAAGTGAGCCAAGGCATGCTCGACGAATTCGGGCCGGAGCGAGTGATTGACACCCCGATTGCCGAGCTCGGCTTTGCCGGCATCGGCGTAGGCGCGGCCGCCAACGGGCTGATTCCGATTATCGAATTCATGACGTTCAACTTCTCGCTGGTGGCCATCGACCAGGTGATAAACTCGGCCGCGAAGCTGTATTCGATGTCGGGCGGTCAGTATTCCTGCCCCATCGTGTTCCGCGGGCCTACCGGCAACGCCGGTATGCTCTCGAGCCAGCACTCGCAGAACTTCGAGAACTGGTACGCCAACACGCCCGGCTTGAAAGTAGTGGTGCCCAGCAACCCGTACGACGCCAAAGGCCTGTTGAAAGCCGCCATTCGCGACCCTGACCCGGTGATTTTCATGGAGTCGGAGCTGATGTATGGCGACAAGGGCGAAGTGCCCGAAGAAGAATACATCCTCGAAATTGGCAAAGCCAACGTAGTGCGTCAGGGCAAGCACGTGACCCTGGTAAGCTTCGGCAAAATGATGAAGATTGCCTACGCCGCCGCCGATGAATTGGCCAAGGAAGGCATCGAGGCCGAAGTAATTGACCTGCGCTCGGTGCGGCCGATTGACTACGACACCCTGGTGGAGTCGGTGAAAAAGACCAACCGCATGGTGGTAATTGAGGAAGCCTGGCCCCTGGCCAGCCTTTCGGGCGAGCTGGCTTACATTGTGCAGCGCCGCGCCTTCGATTACCTCGATGCCCCCGTCATCCGCATTACCTGCGCCGACGTGCCCCTGCCCTACGCGCCTACCCTCATCGAAGCCTCGCTGCCCAACGTGGCCCGCGTGGTGAAAGCGGTAAAGGAAGTAACCTACGCCAAGGCTTAA
- a CDS encoding tetratricopeptide repeat protein — MINISRPLAHGLLAATLLLSACTLPRVLKQAETGRTVVARPSPLTASGESVPFEVVARAPAKHLHKGVAYELLVRYRYEHGLREDTLGRIAFTSGNYVYDDENKGFLVATQKFSLPNTPGRNPGELLAHAQVRELKKNGRVLRAADDVRVARGIADPARQVTREDTVLTFLPERASNNMSGTRVLPFYFDEGQWFIRGYLGTNVQALEDLIDANQQTKQVLIIAGHSPDSLDAHNRLLASKRVRMLLYYYKQRVKKFSYLNKVEDIRFDTLAYTRRWDTFLSKVTTSALKPEQMDSVVSIINDTKGTFEEKEKALHRLTYFDYIEQYIYPVLRFGTVAVTYSAPKRYDSEVYLLSKKIVEKQVEADALTPEELRYSATLTPLLAEKQRIYETAAANTNSWEAFHNLGVVLLQRAEKEPTEKIRKAYYRRAAVNFTLAAHRNPTAEFFYHAATAYHRAGDRLEALQNYDYAIKLGGDRALLRKIFSDRAALEIEVGQPDEALRSLQYAGPSYQNALNKGLILVGREGYDSALEQYRLAHQLRPSAAAPLYGMAVVAARQKDEAAMGEYLKQAVALDRSYAQRAVEDLEFQDYAQGKVFREALR; from the coding sequence ATGATAAATATTTCGCGGCCGCTGGCCCACGGGCTCCTGGCAGCCACCCTTTTGCTATCGGCTTGCACCCTGCCGCGGGTGCTGAAGCAAGCCGAAACCGGACGCACCGTGGTGGCCCGCCCCTCGCCGCTCACGGCTTCGGGCGAGTCAGTCCCGTTTGAGGTAGTGGCGCGCGCCCCGGCCAAGCACCTGCACAAGGGCGTGGCCTACGAGCTACTGGTGCGCTACCGCTACGAGCACGGCCTGCGCGAAGACACCCTGGGCCGCATCGCCTTCACATCCGGCAACTACGTGTACGACGACGAGAACAAGGGTTTTCTGGTAGCCACCCAAAAGTTCAGCCTGCCCAATACGCCCGGCCGCAACCCCGGCGAGCTGCTGGCCCACGCCCAGGTGCGCGAGCTCAAAAAGAACGGCCGCGTGCTGCGCGCCGCCGATGACGTGCGCGTGGCCCGCGGCATCGCCGACCCGGCCCGGCAGGTCACCCGCGAAGACACGGTGCTGACCTTCCTGCCCGAGCGTGCTAGCAATAACATGAGCGGCACCCGCGTGCTGCCCTTCTACTTCGATGAAGGCCAATGGTTTATCCGGGGCTACCTCGGCACCAACGTGCAGGCCCTGGAAGACCTGATTGACGCCAATCAGCAAACCAAGCAGGTGCTCATCATCGCCGGCCACTCGCCCGACTCGCTCGATGCCCACAACCGCCTGCTGGCCAGCAAGCGCGTGCGCATGCTGCTCTATTACTACAAGCAGCGCGTGAAGAAATTCTCGTACCTCAACAAGGTTGAAGACATTCGCTTCGACACCCTGGCCTATACCCGGCGCTGGGACACCTTCCTGAGCAAGGTCACCACCTCGGCCCTCAAGCCCGAGCAAATGGACTCGGTGGTCAGCATTATCAACGATACCAAGGGCACGTTTGAGGAAAAGGAGAAGGCCCTGCACCGGCTCACGTACTTCGACTACATCGAGCAGTACATCTACCCGGTGCTGCGGTTCGGCACCGTGGCCGTCACCTACAGTGCTCCCAAGCGCTACGATTCGGAGGTGTACCTGCTCTCGAAAAAGATTGTGGAAAAGCAAGTAGAGGCCGACGCCCTCACGCCCGAAGAGCTTCGCTACTCGGCTACGCTCACGCCACTGCTGGCCGAAAAGCAGCGCATCTACGAGACCGCAGCCGCCAATACCAACAGCTGGGAAGCCTTCCACAACCTGGGTGTGGTGCTGCTGCAGCGCGCCGAAAAAGAGCCGACTGAGAAAATCCGCAAGGCCTACTACCGCCGTGCGGCTGTCAACTTCACCCTGGCCGCCCACCGCAACCCCACCGCGGAGTTCTTCTACCACGCCGCCACGGCCTACCACCGCGCCGGCGACCGCCTCGAAGCCCTGCAGAACTACGACTATGCCATCAAGCTGGGCGGCGACCGGGCGCTGCTGCGCAAGATTTTCTCGGACCGCGCGGCCCTCGAAATCGAAGTAGGCCAGCCCGACGAAGCCCTGCGCAGCCTGCAATACGCCGGCCCCTCCTACCAGAACGCCCTAAATAAGGGCCTGATTCTGGTGGGCCGCGAAGGCTACGACTCGGCCCTGGAGCAGTACCGTCTGGCCCACCAGCTGCGCCCCTCGGCCGCCGCCCCGCTCTACGGCATGGCCGTGGTAGCCGCCCGCCAGAAAGACGAAGCCGCCATGGGCGAATACCTGAAGCAGGCCGTGGCGCTGGACCGCAGCTACGCCCAGCGCGCCGTGGAAGACCTCGAATTTCAGGATTATGCCCAGGGCAAGGTATTTCGCGAGGCGCTGCGGTAA
- a CDS encoding PspC domain-containing protein — protein MNRFTNYLETQSFGLCSALAQRWGFSTRSVRLSFVYASFFTFGSPIVLYFAGAFWMNVRRAMRQQRSTVWDL, from the coding sequence ATGAATCGGTTTACCAACTACTTGGAAACGCAGTCTTTCGGCTTGTGTTCGGCGCTGGCCCAGCGCTGGGGCTTTAGCACGCGGAGCGTCCGGCTGTCGTTCGTTTACGCCTCGTTTTTTACGTTTGGTTCCCCCATCGTGCTGTACTTCGCGGGGGCCTTCTGGATGAACGTGCGCCGGGCCATGCGCCAGCAGCGCAGCACCGTCTGGGATTTGTAA
- a CDS encoding glycosyltransferase family 2 protein has protein sequence MKPCADVAIVILNWNGANFLRRFLPGVIDHADGARVIVADNASTDDSVELLARDFPLVELLLLDRNFGFCEGYNQALAQVDSDFVVLLNSDVEVTLGWLRPLRGLLEASPRIAAVQPKILAQADPTYFEYAGAGGGYLDRLAYPFCRGRLFDTLEKDHGQYDDPRPVAWASGACLLVRRSAWQELGGLEPAFFAHMEEIDFCWRLWNAGHEVWYHGSSAVYHVGGGTLPKSNPRKTYLNFRNGLALLYKNAAPGELFGAMLQRLLLDGVAGLRFLASGQGGNFMAVLRAHFSFYKKLSYWRNKRRAARPHLLVKDRPGVYAGSLVWAYFAQGKKKFSQLGISAVARNAKLPV, from the coding sequence TTGAAGCCCTGTGCCGACGTCGCAATTGTCATTCTGAACTGGAACGGCGCCAATTTCCTGCGCCGCTTCCTGCCCGGGGTGATAGACCACGCCGATGGGGCCCGGGTTATCGTGGCCGACAACGCCTCCACGGACGACTCGGTTGAGCTGCTCGCGCGCGACTTTCCGCTGGTGGAGCTGCTGCTGCTGGACCGCAACTTTGGCTTCTGCGAGGGCTACAACCAGGCTCTGGCCCAAGTTGACAGCGACTTTGTGGTGCTGCTCAATTCCGACGTGGAAGTGACCCTGGGCTGGCTGCGCCCCCTGCGCGGATTGCTGGAAGCAAGCCCGCGCATTGCCGCGGTGCAGCCCAAAATCCTGGCCCAAGCCGACCCGACCTATTTTGAATACGCCGGGGCCGGGGGCGGCTACCTCGACCGCCTGGCCTACCCGTTCTGCCGCGGCCGCCTGTTCGATACCCTCGAGAAAGACCACGGCCAGTACGACGACCCTCGGCCTGTGGCCTGGGCCAGCGGCGCCTGCCTGCTGGTGCGGCGCTCGGCGTGGCAAGAGCTCGGGGGGCTGGAGCCGGCCTTTTTCGCGCACATGGAGGAGATTGACTTCTGCTGGCGCCTTTGGAATGCCGGGCACGAAGTGTGGTACCACGGCAGCAGCGCCGTTTACCACGTGGGCGGCGGCACCCTTCCCAAAAGCAACCCCCGCAAAACCTACCTCAACTTCCGCAACGGCTTGGCCCTGCTTTATAAAAACGCGGCGCCGGGCGAGCTATTTGGCGCCATGCTCCAACGCCTGCTTCTGGACGGCGTAGCCGGGCTGCGCTTTTTGGCTAGCGGGCAGGGCGGCAACTTCATGGCTGTGCTACGGGCGCACTTTAGCTTTTATAAGAAGCTCAGCTACTGGCGCAACAAGCGGAGAGCCGCCCGGCCGCACCTGCTAGTGAAAGACCGGCCCGGCGTGTACGCAGGCAGCCTGGTTTGGGCCTACTTTGCCCAAGGCAAAAAGAAGTTCTCCCAATTGGGTATTTCGGCAGTTGCTAGGAACGCAAAGCTGCCCGTATGA
- a CDS encoding YbaB/EbfC family nucleoid-associated protein, whose translation MAFDLTGMMGKVKELQDKMQQAQQEIQHITATGEAGGGLVRATASGHRKLLKLEIDETLLTPQDRDMLADLVVAAVNKALDEAAELARQELQRKTSGLMPNVPGLDLSGFGV comes from the coding sequence ATGGCATTCGACCTAACCGGCATGATGGGCAAAGTGAAAGAGCTGCAAGACAAAATGCAGCAGGCCCAGCAGGAAATTCAACACATCACGGCCACGGGCGAAGCCGGTGGCGGCTTGGTGCGCGCCACGGCCAGCGGCCACCGCAAGCTCCTCAAGCTCGAAATTGACGAAACGCTGCTCACCCCGCAGGACCGCGACATGCTGGCCGACCTGGTGGTGGCCGCCGTGAACAAGGCCCTGGACGAAGCCGCCGAGCTGGCCCGCCAGGAGCTGCAGCGCAAAACCAGCGGCCTGATGCCCAACGTACCAGGCCTCGACTTGAGCGGTTTTGGCGTCTAG